The Solanum lycopersicum chromosome 2, SLM_r2.1 DNA window GATGAACAAAGAACTagatatattgataatattaaattgttaaatagagtgtattgataatattaaatCGTTGACAATTTTAGTGAAGCTTCATGATGCAagttaatatgattatataattagtaatagtgtattattataagtagtttaaaaaaaaagttttttacaagtgatgataaattttataaagtatttttaaaattataacatttaaaatatatgtgcAAACACGTGAATATAAATACTCATAgacagaaaaataaaagaaacgaaagaaaaaaagaggaagaagtcaaattttgaattttgattagtTGAGGTATTTATGAGGTTGAGAGATTTAAGGAGTAAATTGAGTGGATGTGGTAAAAAGAGATAAGGTGTAGATTTGTATGGAATGTGAAAAAAGtattcctaaaaaaaaaagtgcttCATAAACAATATAAACGAAATGATAAccgttttaaatttaaattgtagtCAAAACttagttatataattttttctttttaaatagctttataaaaaagtatttttgaaaaatattttaataagcAAATTCTATTTGGctaatgatttttcaaaatatacttTGAGCgtcaaattatgaaaaaatatgacaaatatcaatgcatttttaatatcaaaattattttttaaatattttttataatttttaattaagtatttatacatattcaaaattttaagttatattatatataaatgaataaaaaataaattaagtattggtatattttaacataatgatttaaatataattaaagatgTATACATTCCTTATTAAAAGAACAGTTCAACAAACTAGCCTGTCAacttcattttttgaaaataaaaatatatatttttctagtCAAACATGCTCCAATAGTCAACGGTGACAACACTTTGTTTTAGAGATACATTCTCATTTAATTTGGTAATTAAAAAAAGGCATACATGTGAGGCGTAGAGTAAATGGAGAGTGTGTTTAACTGAATTGAGACACATTCggattttaaaacaaatttatgttggatatattttccataattttaaaaaatatataaacgtGTAATATCTTAAGGAATTCATAATTAGAAGCGATTGCAATCTTCATAACAACTTGTATCACAAATAGTCACAACAATATGCCAGCTACATCACCACAGAAAAATTCGGTACTGCAATCTGtgttttgtatatatttttgtttattaatgtGAAATCGTTTATAAGACTATGAATTGAATTTGCCAGCCTGATGGAAGAACGGAAGAACAAAAGAAGATCGATGAATGGCTTCCGATTACTTCTTCTAGGAATGCAAAATGGTGGTATTCAGCATTCCACAATGTTACAGCGATGGTTGGTGCTGGTGTTCTGGGTCTTCCATATGCCATGTCAGAGCTGGGATGGTAAGTAATTACTGACTGATTAGCAATTAATTAGATTAGCTTTGTTTAATTTCGTGATTTGATTTATGGGCAGGGGACCTGGTGTAGCAGTGATGTTTATATCTTGGGTTATCACTTTATACACTCTATGGCAAATGGTTGAGATGCATGAAATGGTTCCAGGGAAACGTTTCGATAGGTATCATGAACTTGGGCAGCATGTTTTTGGTAAAAAGTTGGGGCTATATATCGTGGTGCCTCAACAATTGGTTGTTGAAGTTGGCCTTGACATCGTTTATATGGTGACTGGAGGAAAATCATTCCAGAAGATCCACAATTTAGTCTGCACTCCTGGAAATTGCATAGAAATCAAACTCACCTATTACATTATGATATTTGCCTCTGTACATTTTGTGCTATCTCATCTTCCCAATTTCAATGCCATATCTGGTGTGTCTTTGATTGCAGCTATCATGTCTTTAAggtaagttttatttatttaggacATGTACCGACAGTTTTATTTACTTGTTGAGTATGCATGCATGTCTTGTTCAACAGTTACTGTACAATTGCTTGGGCAGCTTCACTTGAAAAGGGTGTACAAGCAGATGTGAATTATGAGTACAGGGCTAAAAACACAGGGGAagcaattttcaatttttttggtggATTGGGAGAAGTGGCTTTTGCATACGCAGGTCATAATGTGGTGTTGGAGATTCAAGCTACCATCCCTTCAACACCTGAGAAGCCTTCTAAAGGACCTATGTGGAAGGGAGTTGTTGTTGCTTACATTGTTGTGGCTCTATGTTACTTCCCAGTTGCACTTATCGGCTATTATACATTTGGGAATTCAGTATCAGACAACATTCTCATCTCATTGAACAAACCTACTTGGCTCATTGTACTTGCTAATGCCTTTGTTGTTATCCACATCATTGGGAGCTATCAGGTTAAACATCCATTCTCCTCTCTCCATTACCTCTCTCTatgtctttattttttaatatacataCAAACTCACTCAAATGTATCTCTCCTGTGTAGCTCTATGCAATACCAGTGTTTGACATGCTTGAGACTTACCTGGTAAAGAAACGTAGATTCAAGCCAACATGGTACTTGAGATTTGCTAGCAGAAACCTTTATGTTGGTAAGTTTGCCTTCATTTCTTGTGTCCCATCCCATACaatcaaatttgtaatgccTGTTGCTTGCAGCTTTCACAATGATAGTTGGAATCATCTTCCCATTCTTTGGGGGACTTCTTGGATTCTTTGGAGGATTTGCTTTTGCCCCAACAACATATTTTGTAAGTTTCCTCCTATTTCCCCTTGCCAAATCTAGAATGGCTGCACTAACACTACCTTTTTTTCTTTAGCTCCCTTGCATCATGTGGCTTTCAATCTACAAACCAAAGAAATGGGGTCTCTCTTGGACTACTAACTGGGTATGGTTATGGTGcacttaattttcattttttcagcTTAAAACTGCAACTAATTAGCCAAAATAATGACAGATTTGCATAATACTGGGAGTTCTGTTGACTGTTTTGGCACCAATCGGCGGTCTAAGGAACATCATTATACAAGCCAAGGACTACGAATTTTTCTCTTAGAGCCTGTTTAGCTCAGCTTAAAaactggtcaaactgacttaaaagctggtttttgacttatttagctgtttggcaatactcaaaacagcttattttaagttaaaaaaaacttattttaagccaaaagttaaaagctgggataggggtgcttttttttttttagcttataagctgttttaagttgaccacatatttatctttcttttatccaaacgcataactgcttattttaaaaacaagtttcagcacttttaaaagtacttttttaaagctgcttttattaagtcCATCGAAACGGGCACTTAGTCTTCCATAGCTTCATCTTATGTTTATCCCATAACTTCATCTTATGTTTCTCCAAGTCCAGAATTCATCGCTCTTATTCTctctgtccctatttagttgTACACTTAAGAAGTGACACCAATTATTATCATAGGTTAGTTACAGTTTTACCTTTTAACTTAATAGATTATGCAACTccttaaatataataaatgtattttttggttccaaaaatcatgaattACAACTTAGTAATATtagaaattttctagaattaatTAAGagtatattagaaaaaatttattgtcctttcttgatttgttaaaatggacaattaaataaaaataaatataaaaaaaatatgaataagtaaATAAAGACATTAATCAAGTCCGTTTCTTTAGGTATATACAATAATGTAAATTTTAAGAATCCATTTACTTTTCATGAATGTTTTTTCCCGTCTACTTATACTTCTTCTACCCGCTTTTTACTCTATTTCCCATGAAAGAAATCCCCACCATTCAACTCCAAAATTTCATGTTTACACTAGTCTTTCAACGTTAAGTCTAAAAGTTCACGATACAAATGAATTTAACTAAAGTTGAACCAGAAAATTTTCTgataattacttttaaaaaaatgaaaatttttcgATCTCATTCACAACTGCAGATAGAAATTCTAATTATATCATTGTCATGAAACAAGCTGATACTTGCATATTTATCGTCCGTAATTTCTAAAAAGACTACCGGTCTAACCTGGGCCCTCATAATTAAACACTAATACTGAATGGATAATAAGATTAAAAATGCAAAGCTGAAAATCAGAAAAGGCGAAACAGCATAGGACTTCCACacaattctattttttttttttttccttttctcacATCCAATTGCAAACTGAATTCCAAATCAACACTTCCCATTAtctgtaacttttttttttttttttagaaaaagaaaatcggGTTTCTAGGTGGAAAACGGATTCATGTTACTAAACCAATCACATATTCTGGAATGCTATGATACAGCAACACATTGGGGCAGAGGGTAATAGCTTTAATCAATTTCACCTTCCTCAACATCAATAGGATCATCACTTTGAAGAGTAGCCAGTTCACATTCTTCCTCGTCATCATCCATCTTCATGTACAACCCAAGTTGCTCCAAGGGATTACTGCCTCCAAATTTGAAGGTACCTAATCCATCCTGGGAATGATCTGGACTGGTCTCGTCTACCGAGCTGTGTAGCTGCTCGGAAGGAACAGCAGTCAGCATCTCCAAATCCTCAAGGAACTTTGAATTCTCATTAATCTCTACAGTCTTTTCCATCTGCAAAAACAAAATGGAAGTCCCGTTTGATATTCTAACGGAAGCACTTGACCTTCTACGACGTGATATATTTTCTACCCACCTGGAGTAACGCCTGTCTTGCTGCTTCTCTATCGAGCTCTCTCCTTCTCTTAACCTCAGCTGCAGCTTCCACTTCTGCACGTCTTTGAGCTTCTTCAGCAGCTTTCGCTTCTGCTTGCAGCTTAGCTTTCGCTGATCACGGAAATTAACATTATAGGGCTAtcaatttacataaaaaaaaaaaagaattttcttcCATGTTGAATATTGGGAATTTGGGTTGGGGATACCTTTCCTCCTTTGCATCTCAAGCTCCTCCCTTTCACGACGAAGTTTCTCCGGATCACCCTTCTCGACCTATGTAGCAAAATTACAGGATGGACTGACAAGATGGTCAAAATAAATGGAAAAGGCAGTAGAATGCCTATAACAAGCAAAGGATACCCACCTCAACAAGTGTCTTCTCTCGAGCTTTTAAAATTGTATCCGCAAATCTGTTCTTCAGGAGAGCAGCCCTATAGAGCTTTCCAGGGGAGACCCTACTCTCTCCTAATGTTAAAATACAACACATGAACCCACAAATTAATAGAGACAAAGGAAATAAACCAACTTTTCTTACGTTACCTTTTTATCTTTAACAATAAATACAGAAAAACAGTTTTCACTTCTCAACTCACCATCTTGATATGCTGCTTCTGAGTCAACAGAGAACGGCATTTGCTGAGAACTTTGTTCCAGCTGGTCAAGGCTGTCGATAGAGTCTAGAGATAAACAAGGAGTGAGATAGCAACATCTATGTAGTcaagaaaaagacaacaaaAAAACCTGACTACAGGATCTCAGACCACCAGAGAACTTAAATATTTCATAACCTAACACTCAGATCCCCTAATAACCATTCTATAGTATTCTGCAGATTCATGCACTTCCTACATTTCAGATAAGTACTCAGTTCCAAATAAAATGATAACCATCAACAGAGttctttaatatattaaatcagCAGAGAAATACTTATCAAGAAATCACAATCAGAATAGAACTCACGATTTCCATCAGCTAAACTATTGCCAGCTTCCTTTCCACCTGTCTTTACTGGAGAACTGTGATCCTGTGATCGAACACCAGCACAAAAAGATGTATTAGGTTTCCAAATACTCTAAAGCTGATCTAATGGCAATAAACACCATGAGGGTTTATTTAGAAGCTATTGTGATCTCTCTTCACCTGCTCAGCATGATCAGGTGTTCTTTGAGTTTCAGACTCGTCATCAGAAGAACTACTAGAATCTGAATCTGGATGGAAGGGAGATGAAAGAACAAGTTAAGACAGTATTCAGAATTCTAACTTCAAACAATGAGTAAAGCAATCCCTTCTAAATCAGCAGTTCCAAGTCGCCTAATATTGAGAGATAACACTACACTTGTATGGATGGACATGAAATTTGGAACATTAAACTTCATCTAAGTTTTATCAAAGAAAATAGAATATAGAATAAATTCATTCAAGAAGCACAGTACAAATGATGAAAAAGTTTAACGGAAACTGAAAAGGAAAGCTGGGCAAgagaagtaaaaaataataaagtagcACCAACACGAACttcaaaaatgaaataggtCAAGCTAAGTTTCAACACACACGAACATATGACTAGAATAACTTCAAACTTAATGTAGAGAAAAATCTATGAACTTCTTGAATGCAGTAAATGCAGGGCCACAAGCATCCACTTTTTTTAGCAATCATGCAACATTGGCAGCCAGGGTTGCCAGTTATTTGGCAAACCACTTGACCGGAAATTGACGGGtactcaaaagaaaaagaaaaagagagcaAGTAATAGGTGTTCTGAGCAAGTAATGTTGATTATGACAAGCTTGACTTGGTAGATTTCTCCAAAAATATTACCGATGCAGCAAAACTAATTAGAACCTCATTATGTAGTGCAATGAAGAACTAGGAAAGGAGATACAAGATCAACAACAGAAAACCTGAAATAGAATAGTTTAGCTTATTTTAAAGGAAACAATTCAGAATGTAAGAGATTCATCAGACTACAACAATTTAGAATGTTCAAAGATTCACAGTTCATCAAAATTAAAAGGGAACCGAGCACACCCCACAATATGGTAAAAATAGTCCGATGACTTGATAGCTATAAAATTCATTTTACCAGCCCTAGAAGATAAGACAATGTAGATATGATATGAACAGGATATGTCACCAGAAAGCGGATCATTGAAAAAGTAGGATGCACTACAAGAATGTCCAAGAGAAACAAAGCAAAGAGTATCAATGAGTCAATAAACAATTTGAATTACCATTGGGACCCCCTGTATTTATACGTTCATCTCTTTTGGGATCCGTATCTTTTTCGATCTCAAGTGAAGGATAACTGGAGACAGGAGGCTCATTTCCACCAATATCGACCTCCTCATCAACATGGTCATTATCTGTATATTTTTCCAGTATTTAGAAGGAAAATCATTGAAGTTCAAAATCTAACACCAAACAACTAATAGCGTGGATGAAATCAAAAGAGCGAGTAAGAACCTCCTCCTAGGTGCATGGATGAATTACTAAGCCCCAATTCATTTGGCAGCTGAAAAAACAATAAGAGAGAACAATAATTCATTAACATCAAACACTGGTGGAGAGTCCATTCTACATTGTACGTGAAGATGTATTCTTTGACGGCAAACTACCTCTATCTCACAAGGTTCAGCTCTTGCATTGCCTTTTTGTTTCTCTAGCAAAAACTTATCTAGAAGCGCCCGTAACGTGAACAGAGTATCATCAGAGAGAATATCAATGTCAATCTCAATGTCATCTTCTTCAGTTGCTGTTCCATTTGAACTCAATTCCTTCAAAAACTCAAGGATGTTGTCGGGTAGATCACCAAGTGAAGCTTCTAATTCACCACTAAGTTTATGTTTCTCTTCATCGGTCATCTTGGATTTAGGAGGTTCTGGCACAACTACATGCTGCGTTGGAGAAACTCTCCTCTTCTTTGAAGCAGATCCATTTTCTTCATGCAAGCCTGATTTTTCTTCCACTAATTCAGCATGGTTAGTAGGCAGCTTTTTCTCAATAGTTTTCCATCTCAGTTCAAAAAATTTGCTCATCTCATCAGCCATGACATTTACAATATTACCAGGGGGGTTGTAGGTCAATGCATTTGAAAACATCAGTCTAACATCAGCAAGAAACTCCCGTGGAGTCGAGTAAGCACCTGAAGTCAGCCTCTTATTTATTGTCCCCAAATCCATTGGGTGTTTAATGACAGTGAAATAGTCGGGAATGTTCAACTTAACTATGTCAACAGGTTCATTAAATACACCCGCATTACGATGTGACAACAACTTTTTCAACAAGTTCTCACACTGTTTCATCAATGTTGCATTTGAACGGGATGGTACTGAAGCAGGCTTAACAGATTTAAACCTGCCTGACACCTCCCTGCTCTGGCCTCGTGTCTTCTGAGCGGAAGGGTTTGACTTTTTTCCAAACCCAGGGTTTCCTGCAGATCTCTTCTTGCTTGCTAAAGGGAGCCCTTTCTGTGCATTGCTACAGCTAACAATATCACTAGAAGATGAAACTGCAATTGCACTTGTCCTATAAAACTCAACTTTCTTTTGAAGAAGTCTAATTTGTTCAATATCAGATGTCAATTGCAGAACCAAGTGTTTCCTCTCAGATGGTGACAGCTTGGATTGCAGTATAACATGGATGGGCACAGCGAAACCATCATGTGAAGAAGAATTTATGTTTATCCATCTCTGCTGAGGAGCAATTGAATGTCCTGAAACAGAGATTCTAGCATCGAATCTCCCTGAACTGCCAGAGCCCTCCGATCCATAATTAGTGGCAAAACCAGCAGAACCACCTCCAGGCAACTTGTCTTTCCTAGCCATCCACCAGACTGCAGAATATGCACTACTTGGCCGCAGCAAAAAATGGATTTCTCCGACCTATCACAAAAGAAGAGAAGTTCTCAGAAAACCAATCCTGAAACCAGCCATAAAACCTAAAAGCTCTACATTGGCAGGaattcctatatatatatatatgaagagcTCCACAAGTAGAATGTTGAGATTACAACATTTCCAATAAAGTTCTATTCAGAAATTTTCAGTTTTAAAGTTCAGTCCCACCTAACAAAATTTCCTCTTTCCTCTTACAACCTCATTTCTAGTTGTCCCGTGTCACATCAGTGTACTGTGAGGTAATTACATAACCTCCATCACCTTTAAATCCTTAATCGCACAAAGTGTTGttcataaatgaaattaattgagCACGtttctcttattatttttttctctccctTCGTTGCTTGGTTTGTTCAATTTTGTTCTCAAATATCATTTGCTTCTCTTGTAATGTATTTGATCTTCGAGCTCTCACTAGAAATTAGCACCTGGAGCTTCTAAATATTAACCGGGGTGGAGAACACAAATTTCAAACATATCAACAATGAACGGcttgaaatcaaaatttcaagctTTCGTCACTCAGAGAAAGAAGAGGTTCGAAGTTGCTGGAACTGCTCACTATAATTCTGTTGGAGTTGATTCCTCATATGGTCACTCTACTAATAGTTATTATCTCAAATCACCTTCTTGATTTCGATAATTTTCATCAAAGAAAGTGACTTCATGAGATAGTAACTCTAGTTAAGTGACCATCTGAGAAGTCAACTCCACTTAGTTGTCTGCTCTCTTTTGATATTGTGAAGATGTTTATTGCGGGATGGACCTATGGGACTCAGCTAATTAAGATGGAGGCTATCGGGAGTGCTGAAAGCTCTCCTCCTACTCCGATTATACTTGCTCAAGGAACTCTGATGATGAACAAGGGAGATCCTTTGTTGACAGGAATTTAAACCTGACTGTCTCCGATTGATCATACCTGGATATATAGCAGACTGAATGGTCTCTGCTCAACTGCGGGAGAGAGCCAAGAGACGCAACCTACCATTTTCAGCTTTTTATTTATGACGGTTCTCGCAATGAATCACATTTCATTGTCGAGATGTGATTTCTTTTTGTGGATgtattatttgtaaaaatacTCGTAGGATAAATATGATGGTGATCAGGGTTATGACATCAACTTGGTCCTCAAGTGATGAGCAGCGCAGGTTAGTTACTAAGCTGAATTAGAAATTTGCATCTAGTTTACCTATCACCTTTGCTAAAACTCATGTTTCAATTGTTCCTCACACAAATAAGCCCCAGCAAGTACTTGTTGCTTTCCTATCTTGTTTCGCTTTTGATAACATTTAGCTATAAAGTGATGAAGGTCTCAGGGGCTGATAAAAAGAATCATGTGAGGGGCTATTACTGAAACCTCCTTGCAAAATAGATTAGTTGAGGTACAATGGTCCAGGGAAAGTTATTTAATACATGATTCATCAGAAGGGCACTTCTCTGCCCTAGCCATTAAGAAGGGACATATAAGGTATTACGTGGCTTCCATTAATTGAGGAAGGCTGAAAATAGGTTCAAGTGTTTGATACCTGTCAAAAGTGCAAAGCAGAGGATGTGACATACCTAGGTTTCCACAAACCCTACCAATTCTAGAGAAAGCAAAGGAGTACGTCGTCATGGATTTAATAAAGGGGCGGCCAAGTCAGAGGGTAACACCATCTTTGTGATTGTAGATTGTTATTATAACACACAAACTCGTATTTTTTCATTGACACGCTCTTCACTGTTTTCCAAGTTGCTAGAGTATTCTCAGACAATAACCTGCATGGACTACTCACATCATCGACCCTGCAGATGAGATCTTTTCGAAAGGAACCTTTTAAATGAATGCAGGTCAAACAACAACAAAGTTTTTCTACCCTTCACGAATAGATGGATAGCCCAAGGAAATCGACAGCTGCCGAGAGAACCATATGACATACACGAATGTCCACAACTCCgcttaaaaaataataggaagCCATCTGCTTAGATTACAACCCAATAGGAGGAGATCAGTGGTTATCAGAAGGACCATTAAGCTACCCAAAGCACTTTGAACCTTATCAAGCTACTAAAAGCCCCAAAGTCTGCATTTTCCTATCTCTTCTAAGTAAGGTAACAGTGT harbors:
- the LOC101248346 gene encoding transcription factor GTE8 is translated as MARKDKLPGGGSAGFATNYGSEGSGSSGRFDARISVSGHSIAPQQRWININSSSHDGFAVPIHVILQSKLSPSERKHLVLQLTSDIEQIRLLQKKVEFYRTSAIAVSSSSDIVSCSNAQKGLPLASKKRSAGNPGFGKKSNPSAQKTRGQSREVSGRFKSVKPASVPSRSNATLMKQCENLLKKLLSHRNAGVFNEPVDIVKLNIPDYFTVIKHPMDLGTINKRLTSGAYSTPREFLADVRLMFSNALTYNPPGNIVNVMADEMSKFFELRWKTIEKKLPTNHAELVEEKSGLHEENGSASKKRRVSPTQHVVVPEPPKSKMTDEEKHKLSGELEASLGDLPDNILEFLKELSSNGTATEEDDIEIDIDILSDDTLFTLRALLDKFLLEKQKGNARAEPCEIELPNELGLSNSSMHLGGDNDHVDEEVDIGGNEPPVSSYPSLEIEKDTDPKRDERINTGGPNDSDSSSSSDDESETQRTPDHAEQDHSSPVKTGGKEAGNSLADGNHSIDSLDQLEQSSQQMPFSVDSEAAYQDGESRVSPGKLYRAALLKNRFADTILKAREKTLVEVEKGDPEKLRREREELEMQRRKAKAKLQAEAKAAEEAQRRAEVEAAAEVKRRRELDREAARQALLQMEKTVEINENSKFLEDLEMLTAVPSEQLHSSVDETSPDHSQDGLGTFKFGGSNPLEQLGLYMKMDDDEEECELATLQSDDPIDVEEGEID
- the LOC101264397 gene encoding lysine histidine transporter 1-like, yielding MPATSPQKNSPDGRTEEQKKIDEWLPITSSRNAKWWYSAFHNVTAMVGAGVLGLPYAMSELGWGPGVAVMFISWVITLYTLWQMVEMHEMVPGKRFDRYHELGQHVFGKKLGLYIVVPQQLVVEVGLDIVYMVTGGKSFQKIHNLVCTPGNCIEIKLTYYIMIFASVHFVLSHLPNFNAISGVSLIAAIMSLSYCTIAWAASLEKGVQADVNYEYRAKNTGEAIFNFFGGLGEVAFAYAGHNVVLEIQATIPSTPEKPSKGPMWKGVVVAYIVVALCYFPVALIGYYTFGNSVSDNILISLNKPTWLIVLANAFVVIHIIGSYQLYAIPVFDMLETYLVKKRRFKPTWYLRFASRNLYVAFTMIVGIIFPFFGGLLGFFGGFAFAPTTYFLPCIMWLSIYKPKKWGLSWTTNWICIILGVLLTVLAPIGGLRNIIIQAKDYEFFS